The following proteins are co-located in the Silene latifolia isolate original U9 population chromosome 1, ASM4854445v1, whole genome shotgun sequence genome:
- the LOC141644907 gene encoding protein FAR1-RELATED SEQUENCE 5-like, with protein sequence MISDYDLQNNEWFKILYGLKEKWSTASNKEYFSAGILSSQRSESTNHAMGFQATKTTSLTEFYHIYEGTVKRWRDEEERKEFNCIRSTPTFVYPLVDLLQHASLVYTIELFRLFEKEFVVAMGTMAVILSTENGVLLYGVDPPGVSGSTHHVTFDCVNNLVKCSCQKF encoded by the coding sequence ATGATATCAGATTATGACCTTCAAAATAATGAGTGGTTTAAAATATTGTATGGATTAAAAGAGAAATGGTCAACCGCATCAAACAAAGAGTACTTCTCTGCAGGTATATTATCTTCCCAGAGGAGCGAGAGTACCAATCATGCTATGGGTTTTCAGGCGACTAAGACAACTTCGCTGACTGAATTCTATCATATTTACGAAGGCACAGTTAAGCGGTGGAGAGATGAAGAGGAGCGTAAAGAATTCAATTGTATTAGGTCGACTCCTACTTTCGTGTATCCTCTAGTCGACTTATTACAACATGCCTCTCTAGTGTACACAATTGAGTTGTTTCGCTTATTTGAGAAAGAGTTTGTTGTGGCTATGGGTACAATGGCCGTAATACTTTCAACTGAAAATGGAGTTCTACTATATGGTGTTGATCCACCTGGTGTTTCTGGAAGTACTCATCATGTGACATTTGATTGCGTAAACAATCTGGTTAAGTGCTCTTGTCAGAAATTTTAG